From Pseudomonas vanderleydeniana, the proteins below share one genomic window:
- the ahbB gene encoding siroheme decarboxylase subunit beta, with amino-acid sequence MKPALSPVQALMLRRHLEAGLPLVSRPYRTLAERIAADEQQVLEQMQAWQAQGLFRRLGLVLNHRALGFTANAMLVLDIPDALVDEVGRRLGRAAGVSLCYQRPRRLPQWRYNLFCMIHGRQREQVEAHIQALLDEQQLSDLPHQLLFSTQAFKQCGGRFTASTRVPRHG; translated from the coding sequence ATGAAGCCCGCTCTCAGCCCGGTCCAGGCACTGATGTTACGTCGCCATCTGGAAGCCGGATTACCGTTGGTCTCGCGTCCCTACCGCACCCTCGCCGAACGGATCGCAGCGGATGAACAACAGGTGCTCGAGCAGATGCAGGCGTGGCAGGCCCAGGGTCTGTTTCGTCGCCTGGGCCTGGTGCTCAATCACCGTGCCCTGGGCTTTACCGCCAACGCCATGCTGGTACTGGACATCCCGGATGCCCTGGTCGATGAAGTCGGTCGACGCCTGGGCCGGGCCGCCGGTGTGAGTCTGTGCTACCAACGGCCACGGCGTTTGCCGCAGTGGCGCTACAACCTGTTCTGCATGATTCACGGACGCCAGCGCGAACAGGTCGAAGCGCACATCCAGGCGTTGCTCGACGAGCAGCAGTTGAGCGACCTGCCCCATCAACTGCTGTTCAGCACTCAGGCCTTCAAGCAGTGCGGGGGGCGATTCACTGCCTCGACACGAGTGCCGCGCCATGGATGA
- a CDS encoding cytochrome D1 domain-containing protein: protein MIRSILFSTTTALLLSACSQVAPRGTGDLGVVVERASGSVQIIESTHQTALARVEGLGDLSHASMVFSPDQRYAYVFGRDGGLSRIDLLERRLDRRIIQGGNSIGGAISQDGKLIAVSNYVPGGVKVFDAATLQQVADIPATPLADGSKRSRVVGLVDAPGRRFVFSLFDTGEIWSADFSQGHTPRIERYKDIGQQPYDALVTPDGRYYMAGLFGEDGMAQLDLWHPERGVRRVLGHYGRGEEKLPVYKMPHLEGWALAADQAFVPAVGHHQVLVMDPRTWQQTATIAVAGQPVFVTARPDGRQLWVNFAYPDNDRVQVIDTETHALVADLRPGPAVLHMEFTARGDQLWLSARDGDQVQVWDPYSLKRLGSLPASAPSGIFFSSRAQRMGY from the coding sequence ATGATCCGTTCCATCCTGTTTTCCACCACGACCGCCCTGCTGCTGTCCGCCTGCAGCCAGGTTGCCCCGCGAGGGACTGGCGACCTGGGCGTGGTGGTGGAGCGCGCCAGCGGCAGCGTGCAAATCATCGAAAGCACCCACCAGACCGCACTGGCTCGTGTCGAAGGGCTGGGTGATCTGTCCCATGCCTCGATGGTGTTCTCCCCCGACCAGCGCTACGCCTACGTCTTCGGCCGGGATGGCGGACTGAGCAGGATCGACCTGCTCGAACGCCGACTCGACCGACGGATCATCCAGGGCGGCAACAGCATCGGTGGCGCCATCAGCCAGGACGGCAAGCTGATCGCGGTCTCCAACTACGTGCCCGGCGGCGTCAAGGTCTTCGACGCCGCGACCTTGCAGCAGGTCGCCGACATTCCCGCCACACCGCTGGCCGATGGCAGCAAGCGCTCACGGGTGGTCGGGCTGGTGGATGCCCCCGGGCGACGTTTCGTGTTCAGCCTGTTCGACACCGGCGAGATCTGGAGCGCCGATTTCAGCCAGGGCCACACACCGCGGATCGAGCGTTACAAGGACATCGGCCAGCAGCCCTACGATGCCCTGGTCACCCCTGACGGTCGTTACTACATGGCAGGCCTGTTTGGCGAGGACGGCATGGCCCAGCTCGACCTCTGGCACCCCGAGCGCGGGGTGCGACGGGTGCTCGGCCACTACGGCCGTGGCGAGGAGAAGCTGCCGGTCTACAAGATGCCACACCTGGAAGGCTGGGCACTGGCCGCCGACCAGGCCTTCGTGCCCGCCGTCGGCCACCACCAGGTGCTGGTCATGGACCCGCGTACCTGGCAGCAGACAGCGACCATCGCGGTGGCCGGCCAACCGGTGTTCGTCACCGCACGCCCGGACGGCCGCCAACTGTGGGTCAACTTCGCCTACCCGGACAACGATCGGGTGCAGGTCATCGACACCGAAACCCATGCCCTGGTTGCCGACCTGCGCCCGGGGCCGGCCGTGCTGCACATGGAGTTCACCGCCCGCGGCGACCAGTTGTGGCTGTCTGCACGCGACGGTGACCAGGTCCAGGTCTGGGACCCGTACAGCCTCAAGCGCCTGGGCAGCCTGCCGGCCAGCGCGCCGAGCGGGATCTTCTTCAGCAGCCGCGCGCAAAGGATGGGGTACTGA
- the cobA gene encoding uroporphyrinogen-III C-methyltransferase produces MPAPITLPPTLESSLRPGEVALVGAGPGDPSLLTLRAWSLLQQADAVVYDRLVSHALLGLIPLTCARHYVGKANGCHSLPQEQINALLAELASQGQRVVRLKGGDPFIFGRGAEELDYLLQRGIACQVVPGITAASGCSAYAGIALTHRDLANSCRFITGHLQKDSALSLPWSSLADGSQTLVFYMGLSNLDVIAQRLIEAGLPAQTPAALISNGTLPDQQVVRGSLHQLPELARDCPPGIPTLTVIGQVVDLFEGRRLEYPARVHPRQAWQNHP; encoded by the coding sequence ATGCCAGCACCCATTACTCTACCGCCCACGCTCGAGTCGTCATTGCGGCCAGGCGAAGTCGCCCTGGTCGGCGCCGGCCCCGGCGATCCGAGCCTGCTGACCCTGCGGGCCTGGAGCCTGCTGCAGCAGGCCGATGCGGTGGTGTACGACCGCCTCGTCAGCCACGCGCTGCTGGGCCTGATTCCCCTCACCTGCGCCCGCCACTACGTCGGCAAGGCCAACGGTTGCCATAGCCTGCCCCAGGAGCAGATCAACGCACTGCTCGCCGAACTTGCCAGCCAAGGGCAACGGGTGGTGCGCCTCAAGGGTGGCGATCCGTTCATCTTCGGCCGTGGCGCCGAAGAACTCGACTACCTGCTGCAGCGCGGCATCGCCTGCCAGGTGGTGCCCGGCATCACCGCGGCTTCCGGCTGCAGTGCGTACGCCGGTATCGCCCTGACCCATCGCGACCTGGCCAATTCGTGCCGTTTCATCACCGGCCACCTGCAAAAAGACAGCGCGCTGTCACTCCCTTGGAGCAGCCTGGCCGACGGCAGCCAGACCCTGGTGTTCTACATGGGCCTGTCCAACCTGGACGTCATCGCGCAGCGTCTGATCGAGGCCGGCTTGCCCGCCCAGACACCGGCGGCGCTGATCAGCAACGGCACCCTGCCCGACCAGCAGGTCGTTCGTGGCAGCTTGCACCAATTGCCCGAGCTGGCGCGTGACTGCCCACCCGGGATACCGACCCTGACCGTGATCGGCCAGGTGGTCGACCTGTTCGAAGGCCGGCGTCTGGAGTACCCGGCGCGCGTCCATCCCCGCCAGGCGTGGCAGAATCACCCCTAA
- a CDS encoding c-type cytochrome yields MKNTLISLLVLGAALSVQPAAAQDAQALFKSKPCGACHALDSKLVGPSLKDVAAKNAGVSGAVDTLAGHIKNGTQGNWGPIPMPANPVTEEEAKTLASWVLTLK; encoded by the coding sequence ATGAAAAATACGCTGATTTCACTGCTCGTCCTGGGGGCCGCACTGAGTGTCCAGCCCGCTGCCGCCCAGGACGCACAGGCACTGTTCAAGAGCAAACCCTGCGGCGCCTGCCATGCCCTCGACAGCAAGCTGGTCGGCCCCTCGCTCAAGGACGTCGCGGCGAAGAATGCCGGCGTGAGCGGCGCGGTGGACACCCTCGCCGGGCACATCAAGAACGGTACACAGGGTAACTGGGGGCCGATACCCATGCCGGCCAACCCGGTCACCGAGGAAGAAGCGAAGACCCTCGCCAGTTGGGTGTTGACGCTCAAGTAG
- the nirS gene encoding nitrite reductase, producing the protein MVKTAGAPDLSQAEFDSSKEIYFQRCAGCHGVLRKGATGKPLTPDITQARGQAYLEALITYGSPAGMPNWGTSNALTKEQITAMAKFIQHTPPTPPEWGMAETLKTWKVLVKPEDRPKQQLSKLNLPNLFSVTLRDDGKVALIDGDSKRIVKVIETGYAVHISRISASGRYLLVIGRDARIDMIDLWPEEPTKVAEVKVGIEARSVETSKFKGYEDKYAIAGAYWPPQFTLMDGETLEPRQIVSTRGMTVDKQEYHPEPRVAAIIASHEWPEFIVNVKETGKVMLVNYKDIKNLTITYIDAAPFLHDGGWDSTHRYFMTAANNSNKVAVIDSRERKLTALVDVGKTPHPGRGANFEHPQYGPVWATSHLGDDAISLIGTDPLKHPQYAWKQVASLKGQGGGSLFIKTHPNSRHLYVDTTFNPDPKLSQSVAVFNLDKLDAGYTSLPIAEYAGLKQGAMRVVQPEYNKAGDEVWFSVWSSQSDESALVVIDDKTLKLKDVIKDPRLITPTGKFNVYNTQNDIY; encoded by the coding sequence ATGGTCAAGACCGCCGGCGCACCTGACCTGAGCCAGGCCGAGTTCGACTCATCGAAGGAAATCTACTTTCAGCGCTGCGCCGGTTGCCATGGCGTGTTGCGCAAGGGCGCCACCGGCAAGCCGCTGACCCCGGACATCACCCAGGCCCGTGGCCAGGCCTACCTGGAGGCCCTGATCACCTACGGCTCACCGGCCGGCATGCCGAACTGGGGCACCTCCAATGCGCTGACCAAGGAACAGATCACGGCCATGGCCAAGTTCATTCAGCACACGCCGCCCACACCACCGGAATGGGGCATGGCCGAGACGCTGAAAACCTGGAAGGTACTGGTCAAGCCCGAAGATCGCCCGAAGCAACAACTGAGCAAGCTCAACCTGCCCAACCTGTTCTCGGTGACCCTGCGCGACGACGGCAAGGTCGCCCTGATCGACGGCGACAGCAAGCGGATCGTCAAGGTCATCGAGACCGGCTACGCGGTGCACATCTCGCGCATCTCCGCCTCCGGCCGCTACCTGCTGGTGATCGGCCGCGACGCACGCATCGACATGATCGACCTGTGGCCCGAGGAGCCGACCAAGGTCGCCGAGGTCAAGGTGGGCATCGAGGCCCGCTCGGTGGAGACCTCCAAGTTCAAGGGCTACGAGGACAAGTACGCCATCGCCGGCGCCTACTGGCCGCCGCAGTTCACCCTCATGGACGGCGAAACCCTGGAGCCCAGGCAGATCGTTTCCACCCGCGGCATGACCGTCGACAAGCAGGAGTATCACCCCGAACCCCGGGTCGCGGCGATCATCGCCTCCCACGAATGGCCGGAGTTCATCGTCAACGTCAAGGAAACCGGCAAGGTCATGCTGGTCAACTACAAGGACATCAAGAACCTCACCATCACCTACATCGACGCCGCGCCGTTCCTGCATGACGGCGGCTGGGACAGTACGCACCGCTACTTCATGACGGCCGCCAACAACTCCAACAAGGTCGCGGTGATCGACTCCCGGGAGCGCAAGCTGACCGCCCTGGTGGATGTCGGAAAGACCCCGCACCCAGGGCGTGGCGCCAACTTCGAGCATCCGCAGTACGGGCCGGTCTGGGCCACCAGCCACCTGGGTGACGACGCCATCTCGCTGATCGGCACCGACCCGCTCAAGCACCCGCAATACGCCTGGAAACAGGTGGCCTCGCTCAAGGGCCAGGGCGGTGGTTCGCTGTTCATCAAGACCCACCCCAACTCGCGCCACCTGTACGTCGACACCACCTTCAACCCGGACCCCAAGCTCAGCCAGTCGGTGGCGGTGTTCAACCTCGACAAGCTCGATGCCGGCTACACCTCGCTGCCCATCGCCGAGTATGCAGGCCTCAAGCAGGGCGCCATGCGCGTGGTGCAACCGGAATACAACAAGGCCGGCGACGAGGTCTGGTTCTCGGTCTGGAGCAGTCAGTCGGACGAATCGGCGCTGGTGGTCATCGATGACAAGACGCTCAAGCTCAAGGACGTGATCAAGGATCCGCGGCTGATCACCCCGACCGGAAAATTCAACGTCTACAACACCCAGAACGACATCTATTGA
- a CDS encoding CopD family copper resistance protein, whose protein sequence is MVYPLLLTLHLFAALVFIGTVFFEVLFLENIRRQLPAKVMLLLEQGVGRRARALMPGVLLVLFGAGLGMVWLRYLPVLEHPLASSFGTLLSLKILLAFSVLGHFLVALFLLRSERMTARYQHFIHYSVFTHMVLIVLLAKWMFYLSW, encoded by the coding sequence ATGGTCTACCCGCTGCTGCTCACCTTGCACCTGTTTGCCGCGCTGGTCTTCATCGGCACGGTGTTCTTCGAAGTCCTGTTTCTGGAGAACATCCGCCGACAGCTGCCGGCCAAGGTCATGCTGCTGCTCGAACAGGGTGTCGGTCGACGCGCCCGGGCATTGATGCCGGGAGTGCTGCTGGTGCTGTTCGGCGCGGGACTGGGCATGGTCTGGCTGCGCTATCTGCCGGTCCTCGAGCATCCGCTGGCGTCTTCCTTCGGCACCTTGCTCAGCTTGAAGATACTGCTGGCCTTCAGCGTGCTCGGGCATTTCCTGGTGGCGCTGTTCCTGCTCAGGAGCGAGCGCATGACCGCCCGCTACCAGCACTTCATCCACTACAGCGTGTTCACGCACATGGTGCTGATCGTGCTGCTGGCCAAGTGGATGTTCTACCTGAGTTGGTGA
- a CDS encoding MurR/RpiR family transcriptional regulator → MPTEKNSFLQQLEQQFSSLTPTGKRIASYLLGNPEQLPFESADSIAQHASTTGISVGRFLRSLGYQNIDDVKKSLRGEAPASWLITDRIGAFRAESNQEDALDRSMHREIEAIQHAYGLARSEAFARIVQRIHEADAVFILGIQSTRGILTAFHSHLEYIRPKVYYVDGLSGIYAETLNSGFANPYAIIADFRAYSSVAQTFCQVARDNQLPLALITDLQCPWARDHELDLLQLKTDVGQFWDSPAPLTCLLNLVVSAVAEKYGDRLDERLARNRQLQKAFGQFEG, encoded by the coding sequence ATGCCCACGGAAAAAAACAGCTTTCTGCAGCAACTGGAGCAACAGTTCTCCAGCCTGACCCCGACCGGCAAGCGCATCGCCAGCTACCTGCTGGGCAACCCCGAGCAACTGCCGTTCGAATCGGCCGACAGCATCGCCCAGCACGCCTCTACCACCGGCATCTCCGTGGGGCGTTTCCTGCGTTCGCTGGGTTACCAGAACATCGATGACGTGAAGAAGAGCCTGCGCGGCGAAGCGCCGGCGTCCTGGCTGATCACCGACCGCATTGGCGCGTTTCGTGCCGAGTCCAATCAGGAAGACGCCCTCGACCGCTCCATGCACCGCGAAATCGAGGCCATCCAGCACGCCTATGGCCTGGCCCGCAGCGAGGCTTTCGCCCGCATCGTGCAGCGGATCCATGAGGCCGACGCCGTGTTCATCCTGGGGATCCAGTCGACCCGCGGGATTCTCACCGCCTTTCACAGTCACCTCGAGTACATCCGCCCCAAGGTCTACTACGTCGACGGTCTCTCGGGCATCTACGCCGAGACGCTGAACTCGGGCTTTGCCAATCCCTACGCGATCATCGCCGACTTCCGCGCCTATTCCAGTGTGGCCCAGACCTTCTGCCAGGTGGCGCGGGACAACCAGCTGCCGCTGGCGCTGATCACCGACCTGCAGTGCCCCTGGGCCCGGGACCATGAGCTGGACCTGCTGCAACTGAAAACCGATGTCGGCCAGTTCTGGGACTCCCCTGCCCCGCTGACCTGCCTGCTCAACCTGGTGGTGTCGGCAGTGGCGGAGAAGTATGGCGATCGTCTCGACGAACGCCTGGCCAGGAACCGCCAACTGCAGAAAGCCTTCGGCCAGTTCGAAGGTTGA
- a CDS encoding c-type cytochrome, whose protein sequence is MQFHHPLTIATALLLMSITAIAAPDSRRQAQLEHLLAQDCGACHGLHMTGGLGPELTRTALAGKSRDGLVATVALGRPGTAMPGWAPLLSDEDIHWLVDLLLKGYPAP, encoded by the coding sequence ATGCAGTTCCACCACCCACTGACGATTGCGACCGCCCTCCTGCTCATGTCCATCACTGCGATCGCGGCGCCGGACAGCCGGCGCCAGGCCCAACTCGAACACCTGCTGGCCCAGGACTGCGGTGCCTGCCACGGGTTGCACATGACCGGCGGACTCGGCCCCGAGCTGACCCGTACGGCCCTGGCCGGCAAATCCCGTGACGGCCTGGTCGCCACCGTCGCCCTTGGTCGTCCCGGCACGGCAATGCCCGGCTGGGCACCGCTGCTCAGCGACGAGGACATCCATTGGCTGGTCGATCTACTTCTGAAGGGATATCCCGCACCATGA
- a CDS encoding Lrp/AsnC family transcriptional regulator: MDMGSLARRLMNRFQHGMPLCPEPYREMASTLGCDEEQLLECLRHLDRSGQLSRIGPVFEHSRAGASTLAALAVPVERLQQVAERVSQYPEVNHNYAREHAYNLWFVLTGPDRPHLDRVLDELQQDTGLAPLDLPMLTAYRIDLGFALGDAP; this comes from the coding sequence ATGGACATGGGTTCGCTTGCTCGCCGATTAATGAACCGCTTCCAGCACGGCATGCCGCTGTGTCCGGAGCCCTACCGGGAAATGGCCAGCACCCTCGGTTGTGATGAGGAACAGTTGCTGGAATGCCTGCGGCACCTGGACCGCAGCGGCCAGCTATCGCGCATCGGCCCGGTGTTCGAACACAGCCGCGCCGGGGCCAGCACCCTCGCCGCCCTCGCCGTTCCTGTCGAGCGCTTGCAGCAGGTCGCCGAACGCGTCAGTCAGTACCCCGAGGTCAATCACAACTATGCCCGCGAGCATGCCTACAACCTGTGGTTCGTGCTGACCGGCCCGGATCGCCCGCATCTCGACCGGGTGCTCGATGAGCTCCAGCAGGACACCGGTCTGGCGCCCCTGGACCTGCCGATGTTGACTGCCTACCGCATCGACCTCGGTTTCGCCCTGGGAGACGCGCCATGA
- the ahbB gene encoding siroheme decarboxylase subunit beta, with protein MSVSISRSDSVLAQRLVELTQAGLPLLEDPWAWLAEQLGLNVDVTLDLLSRLQAQGAIRRIAAVPNHYRLGYRHNGMTVWDVQDEQMPRLGALIGAQPFVSHCYRRPRQDGWRYNLFAMVHGRSREEIELYRTQLRDLLGDACMADEMLVSSRILKKTGLRLPPVQR; from the coding sequence ATGTCGGTCTCTATCTCCCGGTCTGACTCGGTCCTGGCCCAACGGCTGGTCGAGCTGACCCAGGCCGGCCTGCCCCTGCTGGAAGACCCCTGGGCCTGGCTCGCCGAACAGCTTGGACTGAACGTCGACGTCACGCTGGACCTGCTCAGTCGCCTGCAGGCCCAAGGGGCGATCCGGCGCATCGCCGCCGTCCCGAATCACTACCGCCTGGGCTATCGCCACAACGGCATGACGGTCTGGGACGTGCAGGATGAGCAGATGCCGCGACTCGGCGCGCTGATCGGTGCACAGCCCTTCGTCAGTCACTGCTACCGGCGCCCTCGCCAGGATGGCTGGCGCTACAACCTGTTCGCCATGGTCCATGGCCGCAGCCGCGAGGAGATCGAGCTTTATCGCACGCAACTGCGCGACCTGCTGGGAGATGCCTGTATGGCCGACGAGATGCTGGTGAGCAGCCGCATCCTGAAGAAGACCGGCTTGCGGCTACCGCCCGTACAACGCTGA
- the ddpX gene encoding D-alanyl-D-alanine dipeptidase, with protein MNSNPLVEIDAQRYQVQIDMIYASADNLAGKVIYPDARCQLHREAAERLALASRLARQAGYTLRIYDAYRPPYAQHLLWEALPNNDYVRDPHLGSHHSRGVAVDLTLVGHDNQPLDMGSAFDTMEERSHQFYPDLPAPVQRNRLLLLGVMLAAGFQAIATEWWHYELPNADDYPLLEDA; from the coding sequence GTGAACAGCAACCCCCTTGTAGAGATCGATGCCCAGCGCTACCAGGTGCAGATCGACATGATCTACGCCAGCGCGGACAACCTGGCCGGGAAAGTCATCTACCCCGACGCCCGCTGCCAACTGCACCGCGAGGCGGCCGAGCGCCTGGCGCTGGCCAGCCGGCTGGCCCGCCAGGCCGGCTACACCCTGCGCATCTATGACGCCTATCGCCCACCCTATGCCCAGCACCTGCTGTGGGAGGCATTGCCGAACAACGACTACGTACGCGATCCGCACCTGGGCTCGCACCACAGCCGTGGCGTGGCCGTCGACCTGACCCTGGTAGGCCATGACAACCAGCCATTGGACATGGGCAGTGCCTTCGACACCATGGAGGAACGCTCCCATCAGTTCTACCCCGACCTGCCCGCCCCGGTGCAGCGCAATCGCCTGCTGTTGCTCGGCGTGATGCTCGCCGCCGGGTTCCAGGCCATCGCCACCGAGTGGTGGCATTACGAGCTGCCCAATGCCGACGACTACCCCCTGCTGGAGGACGCATAG
- the nirJ gene encoding heme d1 biosynthesis radical SAM protein NirJ, whose protein sequence is MLRISQYLRALADQGAAPRTSPPGSPRPPVVIWNLLRRCNLTCRHCYATSADSVFRDELDTAAARAVIDDLHQAGVKVLILSGGEPLLRDDLFELSAHARSKGLFVALSTNGTLIDEHNIGQIAEAHFDYVGISIDGLEQTHDAFRQLKGSFASSMRAIRLCREQGIRVGLRTTLTQANHAQLPQLLDLMREYDVQKFYLSHLNYSGRGRRSRRLDAHLQMSRDAMNLIFERAWEDIQQGRDSDFVSGNNDADAILLLHWVGRRLPEHYQVLREMLLAWGGNASGSGIANIDNTGEVHPDTYWWQHSVGNVRHTPFRTLWLERPDALLQRLREHPRRIGGRCGQCRWLSICNGNTRTRAWAEGDLWGQDPGCHLSDEEIGLEPVPLIPCVMH, encoded by the coding sequence ATGTTGAGGATCAGCCAATACCTGCGCGCCCTGGCCGACCAGGGGGCCGCACCCAGAACCAGCCCACCGGGCAGCCCGCGGCCGCCGGTGGTGATCTGGAATCTGCTGCGCCGCTGCAACCTGACCTGCCGGCACTGCTATGCGACCTCTGCCGACAGCGTCTTTCGCGATGAACTGGATACGGCCGCCGCACGCGCGGTGATCGATGACCTGCACCAGGCCGGCGTGAAAGTGCTGATCCTGTCCGGCGGCGAACCGCTGCTGCGCGACGATCTGTTCGAGCTCAGCGCCCATGCCCGCAGCAAAGGTCTGTTCGTCGCCCTGTCCACCAACGGCACACTGATCGATGAACACAACATCGGGCAGATCGCCGAGGCCCACTTCGACTATGTCGGGATCAGCATCGATGGCCTGGAGCAGACCCATGATGCGTTTCGCCAGCTCAAGGGCAGCTTCGCAAGCTCCATGCGGGCGATCCGGCTGTGTCGCGAGCAGGGCATTCGCGTCGGGCTGCGCACCACCCTGACCCAGGCCAATCATGCGCAACTGCCGCAGCTGCTGGACCTGATGCGCGAGTACGACGTGCAGAAATTCTACCTGTCGCACCTCAACTACAGCGGCCGCGGCAGGCGCAGCCGCCGCCTCGACGCCCATCTGCAGATGAGCCGCGACGCCATGAACCTGATCTTCGAACGGGCCTGGGAAGACATCCAGCAAGGCCGCGACAGCGACTTCGTCAGCGGCAACAACGATGCCGACGCCATTCTGCTGCTGCACTGGGTAGGCCGGCGCCTGCCGGAACACTATCAGGTGCTACGCGAGATGCTGCTGGCCTGGGGGGGCAACGCTTCGGGCAGTGGCATCGCCAACATCGACAACACCGGCGAAGTCCACCCGGATACCTACTGGTGGCAGCACTCGGTGGGCAACGTACGGCACACGCCCTTTCGCACCCTCTGGCTGGAGCGGCCCGATGCCCTGCTGCAGCGCCTGCGTGAACACCCACGTCGCATCGGTGGCCGTTGCGGGCAATGCCGCTGGCTATCGATCTGCAACGGCAATACCCGTACCCGCGCCTGGGCCGAGGGCGACCTCTGGGGCCAGGACCCCGGCTGTCACCTGAGCGATGAAGAGATCGGCCTTGAGCCCGTGCCGCTCATTCCCTGCGTCATGCACTGA
- a CDS encoding Lrp/AsnC family transcriptional regulator, with the protein MDELDRRLINRLQRGLPLVRQPWQALAEELGSHRAELLERVQALLDNGTLSRFGPMFDIEQLGGAFTLAALAVPEERFDTVAEQLHALPAVAHNYRREHAWNMWFVLACPTPQAITETLQRIESLTGLTPLNLPKEHTYHVGLYLPV; encoded by the coding sequence ATGGATGAGCTCGATCGCCGCCTGATCAACCGCCTGCAACGGGGCCTGCCGCTGGTGCGCCAACCCTGGCAGGCGTTGGCCGAAGAACTGGGCAGCCACCGCGCCGAGTTGCTCGAACGCGTCCAGGCGTTGCTCGACAACGGCACCCTCAGCCGCTTCGGCCCGATGTTCGATATCGAACAACTGGGTGGCGCGTTCACCCTGGCAGCGCTGGCGGTGCCGGAAGAACGCTTCGACACGGTGGCCGAACAACTGCACGCCCTGCCCGCCGTGGCACACAACTATCGACGCGAACACGCCTGGAACATGTGGTTCGTCCTTGCCTGCCCGACCCCACAGGCCATCACCGAAACCCTGCAACGGATCGAAAGCCTGACCGGCCTGACGCCACTGAACCTGCCCAAGGAGCACACCTACCATGTCGGTCTCTATCTCCCGGTCTGA